The nucleotide window CTCGGTTTCCGCATAGCGTGTGCCGCCCTGCTCGCGGCGCTGGCTGGCGCCGGCCTTGGCCACCCAGTCGTGGGGGCCGGCGCGCAGGCGCTCGCCACGCGCCTGGGCCAGGGCCAGGCCCGCACCGGCGGCACGCACCTGGGGCCATTGCGCGAGCACCTGCTGCACGGTGGCGGGGGGCGGCAGCACCTGCGCCGGCATCTCCTGGGCGCGGGCGCCGCAGGCCAGCGCGGCGGCACAGGCCAGCGCCGTGAGGCAACGGGCCGTGGTACGCCTCATGGCAGGCTCCCAAGGCGGCCAAAGGCCAGCAGCGGCGCGGCCCAGTAGGCGATCTGCGGAGTCGGCAGGGCCTGGCGCAGTGCGCCGATCAGCGGGGGCACCTGGCTTTGCGCCACGGCCAGTTGCACCAGCACACGGCGCGCGCGCCCCTGCACCTGCTCCATGGACGAGGCCAGGTGGATGTGCGCCCCCATGCCCTGCGCCGGCACCAGGGTGAAGCCCGGAGCCATGTGCGGCAGGGTGCGCAGCAGGTCGAGCACGTCTTCCTCCAGGGCCACGGGCAGCGCCAGGGTGAGCAGGCAGTCGGGGGTGGGCAATGCGGGTTCGGCAGTCATGGTGAAACAGCGCCTGCGGCGCGCGTGGAAGGAGTGGAGAGGCCAAAGCGGCGGTACAGCAGCGGCAGCAGCACCAGCGTGAGCAGGGTGGAGCTGACCAGCCCGCCAATCACCACGATGGCCAGGGGACGCTGGATTTCCGAGCCCGGCCCGGTGGCCAGCAGCAGCGGAATCAGCCCCAGCGCGGTAATGCTGGCCGTCATCAGCACCGGGCGCAGGCGGCGCAGCGCGCCCTGGCGCACCACCTCATGGATGGGCAGGCCACGCGCCGCCAGCTGGTTGAAGCAGGTGACCAGCACCAGGCCGTTGAGCACGGCAATGCCCATGAGCGCGATGAAGCCCACCGACGCGGGCACCGACAGGTACTCGCCCGTGAGCGCCAGGGCCACGATGCCGCCCACCAGGGCCAGCGGAATGTTGGCGAACACCAGCAGCGCCTGGCGCAAGCTGCCCAGGGTGGCGAACAGCAGGCCGACGATGAGGGCCAGCGCCACCGGCACCACCAGGCCCAGGCGCGCGGCGGCGCGCTGCTGGTTCTCGAACTGCCCGCCCCAGGCCAGGCTGTAGCCCGGCGGCAGCTTGACCTGCCGGGCCACTGCGGCCTGGGCCTCGGCCACGAAGCCCACCAGGTCGCGGCCGCGCACGTTGGCACGCACCACGGCCATGCGCGAGGACTGCTCGCGCTCGATCTTCACCGGGCCGTCCACCACCTCCAGCCGCGCCAGCTGCGACAGCGCCACCGGCTCACCGCCCGGCACGGGCAGGCGCAGCGCGGCAAAGCGCTCGGGCGACAGGCGCAGGTCGTCGCCGCCGCGCACCACCAGGGGGACGCGGCGCGCGTCCTGCATGACCACGCCCGCGCGCTGGCCTTCGACCAGCGTGCGCAGGTCGTTTTGCACCTGCTCCACCGTCAGCCCCAGGCGGCCAACGGCGAGGCGGTCGATGGCCACGCGCAGGTACTGCACGCCGTCGTTCTTGGTGGTGAGCACGTCCTCATTGCCTGGCAGGCCCTGCAGCACCTGCACGATGTCCTCGGCCAGGCGCGAGAGCTCTTGCGCCTGCGGCCCGAAGACCTTCACGGCCAGGTCGCCGCGCACGCCCGAGAGCATTTCGGAGGTGCGCATCTCGATCGGCTGGGTGAAGCTCAGGTTCACGCCGGGCACGGCCTCGGCGGCGGCGCGGATGGCGTCGATGAGTTCCTCCTTGGTCTTGAAGCGCCACGCGGCACGCGGCTTGAGCACCAGGAAACTGTCGGTTTCGTTCAGCCCCATGGGGTCGAGCCCCAGCTCGTCGGAGCCCACGCGGGCCACGATGCGCTCGACCTCGGGCACCTGCGCCAGGATGTGGCGCTGCAGCGCCTGGTCGGTGGCGGCCGACTGCTCCAGGTTGATGGAAGGCAGCTTTTCCACCTGCATGATGATGTCGCCTTCGTCCAGCGACGGCATGAACGACTTGCCGATGAACGGGAACAGCGCCAGCGCACCCGCCAGCGCCAGCACGGCCCCCGCCCCCACCGCGCGCGGGTGGCGCAGCGCGGCGTCGAGCAGCGGGGCATAGCCCGCTTCGAGCCTGCGCACCAGCCACGGGCTGGCGTGGCGGCCGGGCGCATGCGGGCGCAGCAGCAGCGAGGCCAGCACCGGGATCACCGTGAGCGACAGCAGCAGCGACGCGCCCAGCGCAAACACGATGGTCAGCGCCACGGGGCCGAACAGCTTGCCCTCCAGCCCCTGCAGGGTGAGCAGCGGCAGGAACACGATCATGATGATGGCCACGCCCGCGCCCACGGGCGTGGCCACCTCCTGCGTGGCGCGGTACAGCGCGTGCAGGCGCGGCGTGCCCGGCTCCACCGGGCGCGCCTCGATGTTTTCCACCACCACCACGGCGGCATCGACCAGCATGCCGATGGCAATGGCCAGGCCGCCCAGCGACATGAGGTTGGCCGACAGCCCCCACTGGCGCATGAGCACGAACGTGGCCAAGGCCGACAGCGGCAGGATGAGCGCCACCACCAGCGCCGCGCGCAGGTTGCCCAGGAACAGCAGCAGCAGGACCAGCACCAGGGCGATGGCCTCGGCCAGCGCCTTGGTCACCGTGCCCACGGCGCGCTCGACCAGACTGCCGCGGTTGTAGAACGGCACGATCGCCATGCCCTCGGGCAGGCTGGCTTCGATCTCCTGCAGGCGCGCCTGCACGTCGTGCACCAACTGGCGCGCGTTGGCGCCGCGCAGGCCCAGCACCAGGCCCTGCACGGCCTCGCCCTGGCCATTCTGCGTGACGCTGCCGTAGCGCGTGAGCGCGCCCAGGCGCACCTCGGCCACGTCGCCCACGCGCACCGGGGCGGCCAGGGCCAGGCCGTCCTGCACGCGCACGGCAATGGCGCGCAGGTCGTCCAGGCTGGTAATGCTGCCGTCGCTGCGCACCAGCAGCGACTCTTCGCCGCTGGACAGGCGCCCCGCGCCGTCGTTGCGGTTGTTGGCGGCCAGGGCCTCTTGCAACTGCGGCAGCGACACGCGCCGTGCCGCGAGCCGGGCCATGTCGGGCACCACCTCGAAGGTCTGCACCAGCCCGCCGAGCGTGTTCACGTCGGCCACGCCGGGAATGCCGCGCAGGCGCGGGCGGATGACGAAATCGAGCAGCTTGCGCTTTTCGGCCAGGGGGGCGTCGCCCTCGACGGTGAACATGAACATCTCGCCCAGCGGCGTGGTGATGGGCGCCAGGCCGCCGCTGATGCCCGGCGGCAGGTCGCCCATGACGCCGGCCAGGCGCTCGCTGACCTGCTGGCGCGCCCAGTAGATGTCGGTGCCGTCGGCAAAGTCGAGCGTGATGTCGGCAATGGCGTACTTGGCCTGCGAGCGCAGCATGGACTGGTGCGCAATGCCCAGCAGCTCCTGCTCGACGGGCGCGACGATGCGCGCCTCGACCTCCGAGGGCGTCATGCCCGGGGCCTTGAGGATGATCTTGACCTGGGTGGTGGACACGTCCGGAAAGGCGTCGATGGGCAGCTCGCGCAATGCCAGCCAGCCCGCCCCCACCAGGCCCAGCGACAGCACCGCCACCAGCAGGCGCTGCGCCAGGGCAAAGGCAATCAGGCGCTGCAGCATCACGGCGCCTTGCCTTCCTGGCCCAGGCCCAGCCAGGCCCCCTTGAGCGCGGCAATGCCGCCCACGGCCACCTCATCGCCCGTCTTCAGCCCCGCGCGCACGGGCTGCACGGCCTGCGGCCCGGCCCCCTGGGCCGCGCCGTCCAGCGCCACCGGCGTCGGCACGAAGCCCTGCGGGCTGCGCACGAACACATAGGCCTTGCCGTCCTGGCGCACCACGGCCTGCACGGGCACGCTGGGGCCTGCGGGCGCAGCGTTTGCCTCTTCCGGCGCGGGCAGCACGGTGGCCTGCACGAACTGCTGCAGGCGCAAGCAGTCCTCGGCAGCGGTGAAATCCGCCCGCACCTGAACCGCCTGGTTGGCCCCCAGCACCTGCGGCACGATGGCTGCCAGCCGCGCAGGGGCCCGGCAGCCCTCCAGCGCCAGGGCGTCGCCCACGCGCAGACTGCGCGCCTGCCCGGGCGTGGCGTGCAGCACGATGGCCAGGCGCCCGGAACGCGCCAGCCGGGCCACGGGCATGCCGGCATCGAGGCGCTGGCCGGGCACGGCGCTGACCTCCAGCACCGTGGCGGGTGCCGTGGCGCGCAGCAGCACCTGCGGCTGCAGACCGCCGCCCGCCAGGCCCAGGGACTGCAGCGCCTGCCGGCGCTCCTGCACGGCCAGCTGAGCCTGTTCGTCCTGCGCCCGGCTGTCCTGCAACCGCTGGGCGGGGATGATGCCTTCGGCATGCAATTGCGCGTCGCGCGCCAGCCGGCTCGCCGCCAGCCGCGCCTGGGACTGCGCCTGGGCCAGCTCGCGCTGCCATGCGAGCAGCTCGGGACTCAGCAGGCGGGCCACGGCCTGGCCTGCCTTCACGCGTTCGCCCGGCGCTACCAGCACCTGCTGCACCACGCCCGCCAGCGGCGCGCTGAGCAGCTCCGTGGCCTGGGGCGGCAGCTCCACCTGCCCCTGCAGCACCAGGCCCGCGCCCGGTTGCACTGGCGCGGCGGCGAGCGTGAGCGTGCGCACGCCTGCGGCCTCGGCCTGGGCGGGCGTCCAGGCAATCAGCGGCGCGCCCTCGGCGGCCATGGCCAAGGCGGCAAGGAGCAAGACAGGAGGCGCGCGCCAGTCACAGCGCGCCGGCAGGAGGGAGGGAAGCGGCATGGTGATGAACCCGTTTCGCCACGTTGGCGAACAAACACCAGGCAGCTTAGGCAGCGGACCTGAACCGGACATGAAGGCATTCGGCCCCCTCGTGCCGCCACCCCAGGCCGCTGCAAAAACGCACCACAAACGCCCACGGCGCCACAGCACCCTGCGTGGAAATCCTCTTTTTTGGTGCGTACAGCACCACAACGTGGCATATGCGCCGCATTTATCACCAAAACGGTGCGACGGTTATGCATGAGTACATACGTTTTTGGCATAATTCATTGCTGCACTGCCACATAACTTTTTCTCATCGAAAGCCTTTTCTTATGAAGTACGCGTCCGTAGGCCAATTCCTTGAACACGTTGCCCAGCGCAACCCCGGCCAGCCCGAGTTCCTGCAAGCCGTGACCGAGGTCATGGAAAGCCTGTGGCCCTTCATCGAAAAGCACCCCAAGTACGCCGAGAACGGCCTGCTGGAGCGCCTCGTCGAGCCCGAGCGCGCCATCCAGTTCCGCGTGAGCTGGCAGGACGACCACGGCACCGTGCATGTGAACCGGGGCTTCCGCATCCAGCACAGCATGGCCATCGGCCCGTACAAGGGCGGCATCCGCTTCCACCCCTCGGTGAACCAGTCGGTGCTCAAGTTCCTGGCGTTCGAGCAGACCTTCAAGAACGCGCTGACCACGCTGCCCATGGGCGGCGGCAAGGGCGGCTCGGACTTCGACCCCAAGGGCAAGAGCCCCACCGAGGTCATGCGCTTCTGCCAGGCCTTCGTGACGGAGCTGTTCCGCCACGTCGGCCCCGACACCGACGTGCCCGCCGGTGACATCGGCGTGGGCGGCCGCGAGGTCGGCTACATGGCCGGCATGTACAAGAAGCTGGCCAACAACGCCGCCAGCGTGTTCACCGGCAAGGGCCTGAGCTTCGGCGGCTCGCTGATCCGCCCCGAGGCCACGGGCTACGGCACGGTGTACTTCGCCGACGAGATGCTCAAGACGCGCGGCCAGTCGTTCCAGGGCAAGACGGTATCCGTCTCCGGCTCGGGCAACGTGGCGCAGTACGCCGTGGAAAAGGCCATGCAGCTCGGCGCCAAGGTGGTCACGGTGTCCGACTCGTCGGGCACGGTGTACGACAAGGACGGTTTCACGCCCGAAAAGCTGGCCATCCTCATGGACGTGAAGAACCACCGCTACGGCCGCGTGAACGAGTACGCCGAGAAGGTGGGCGCCGAGTTCATCGCCGGCAAGACGCCCTGGCACATCAAGGCGGACGTGGCCCTGCCCTGCGCCACGCAGAACGAGCTGGACGAGAACGACGCCAAGGTGCTGATCGCCAACGGCGTGCTGTGCGTGGCCGAGGGCGCGAACATGCCCTCGACCATCGAGGCGGCCAAGGCATTCGAGGCCGCGGGCGTGCTCTATGCACCCGGCAAGGCCAGCAATGCCGGCGGCGTGGCCACCTCGGGCCTGGAAATGAGCCAGAACGCCATGCGCCTGTCGTGGACGCGCGACGAAGTGGACGCGCGCCTGCTGCAGATCATGCAGGGCATCCACGCCGCCTGCCTGCAGTACGGCAAGCGCGCCGACGGCAGCGTGAGCTACATCGACGGCGCCAACATCGCCGGCTTCGTGAAGGTGGCCGACGCGATGACCGCCCAGGGCGTGATCTGACCCTGCTGCGGCCCGCCCCGCCGGGGCGGCCGGCCGCGCCTTCCAGCCCCGTGCCACGGCACGGGGCTTTGTTTTTTCCGGCCCCGGCATTCTTTGCTACGCTCGCACGCCTATGTCCGCGCCCGCCTGCCCCTCTGCCCTGCCCTGCATCGCCATCGCCGGCCCCACCGCCTGCGGCAAGACGGCGGGCGCCCTGGCGCTGGCGGCGGTGCTGGCGCGGCGCGGCGTGCGCACGGAGATCGTCAGCGTCGATTCGGCCCTGGTGTACCGCGGCATGGACATCGGCACGGCCAAGCCCAGCGCGGGCGAGCGCGCCAGCGTGCCGCACCACCTGATCGACATCCGCGACCCGCTGCAGGCCTACAGCGCGGCCGAGTTCGTGCAGGATGCCACGCGGCTCGTGGACGAGATCCGCGCGCGCGGCGCCCTGCCGCTGCTGGTGGGCGGCACCATGCTGTATTTCAAGGCGCTGTTCGACGGCATCGACGACATGCCGCCCGCTGACGCCGCCGTGCGCGCGCGCATCGACGCGCAGGCCGCGCACGGAGGCTGGCCCGCGCTGCACGCCGAGCTGGCGCGCGTGGACCCGGCCACGGCCGCGCGCCTGGCGCCCGGCGACAGCCAGCGCATCCAGCGCGCGCTGGAGGTGTGGCATGTGTCGGGGCGGCCCCTGTCCAGCTTTCACACTACAAAAAAAGGAGCTGCTAGCGCAGGCCCAGTATGCGTTACCGCCCTTTTTTCCTTGGAACCACAAGACCGCGCCTGGCTGCACGCGCGCATCGCGCAGCGCTTCGACGCCATGCTGCAGGCGGGCCTGGTGCAGGAAGTGCGGGCCCTGCGCGCGCGCGGCGACCTGCACCCCGACCTGCCCAGCATGCGCTGCGTGGGCTACCGCCAGGCCTGGGAGGCACTCGACGCCGAGGCCGCCAGCGGCCGGCCGCTGGACCTGGACGGGCTGCGCGAGCGTGGCATCGCCGCCACGCGCCAGCTCGCCAAGCGCCAGATCACCTGGCTGCGCGCCATGCCGCAGCGCCGCGCCATCGCCTGCGACGCGCCGGACGCCCTGGCGCAGCTGCTGCACGGCGCACTGGCGCTGGTGCCCGGCGCAGCGGATTGAACCTGGAAACGAACGGGGCCGTGAGGCCCCGTTCCTTTCGCTATCTACTTGATAGCTGGCAGCGCTTTCTGCAAGCCACTTTCCGGCATGAATCAACCGGAATTTGGCCCCTGCCAAGCGCTGGCAGCTATCGGAACAGGAGCATCAGATTCACCCCGCACGGCGGCGCTCGATCCATGCGATGAGCTCGCCCATGATGCCGCGGCGGAAGGCCAGCACGCAGACCACGAAGATCAGGCCTGTGACGATGGTCACCGATTCGCCCAGGGTGTTGAACCAGTCGATGGTGGTCCACTGCGCCAGCAGCGTGCCCAGTTCGCCGATCTTGTTCTCCAGCAGCACCACCACGGCGGAGCCGACGAGCGGGCCGCTGAGCGTGCCCAGGCCGCCCACCAGCGTCATCAGCACGACGTGGCCGGAGGCGCTCCAGTGCACGTCGGACAGCGTGGCGAAGCCCAGCACCAGGGTCTTGAGCGAACCGGCCAGGCCAGCGATTGCGGCGGAGATGACGAAGGCCAGCAGCTTGAAGCGGTTGGTGTCGTAGCCCAGGGACGTGGCGCGCGGCTCGTTCTCCTTGATGCCCTTGAGCACCTGGCCGAACGGC belongs to Acidovorax sp. YS12 and includes:
- the miaA gene encoding tRNA (adenosine(37)-N6)-dimethylallyltransferase MiaA gives rise to the protein MSAPACPSALPCIAIAGPTACGKTAGALALAAVLARRGVRTEIVSVDSALVYRGMDIGTAKPSAGERASVPHHLIDIRDPLQAYSAAEFVQDATRLVDEIRARGALPLLVGGTMLYFKALFDGIDDMPPADAAVRARIDAQAAHGGWPALHAELARVDPATAARLAPGDSQRIQRALEVWHVSGRPLSSFHTTKKGAASAGPVCVTALFSLEPQDRAWLHARIAQRFDAMLQAGLVQEVRALRARGDLHPDLPSMRCVGYRQAWEALDAEAASGRPLDLDGLRERGIAATRQLAKRQITWLRAMPQRRAIACDAPDALAQLLHGALALVPGAAD
- a CDS encoding efflux RND transporter periplasmic adaptor subunit, producing the protein MAAEGAPLIAWTPAQAEAAGVRTLTLAAAPVQPGAGLVLQGQVELPPQATELLSAPLAGVVQQVLVAPGERVKAGQAVARLLSPELLAWQRELAQAQSQARLAASRLARDAQLHAEGIIPAQRLQDSRAQDEQAQLAVQERRQALQSLGLAGGGLQPQVLLRATAPATVLEVSAVPGQRLDAGMPVARLARSGRLAIVLHATPGQARSLRVGDALALEGCRAPARLAAIVPQVLGANQAVQVRADFTAAEDCLRLQQFVQATVLPAPEEANAAPAGPSVPVQAVVRQDGKAYVFVRSPQGFVPTPVALDGAAQGAGPQAVQPVRAGLKTGDEVAVGGIAALKGAWLGLGQEGKAP
- a CDS encoding DUF3240 family protein, which codes for MTAEPALPTPDCLLTLALPVALEEDVLDLLRTLPHMAPGFTLVPAQGMGAHIHLASSMEQVQGRARRVLVQLAVAQSQVPPLIGALRQALPTPQIAYWAAPLLAFGRLGSLP
- the gdhA gene encoding NADP-specific glutamate dehydrogenase → MKYASVGQFLEHVAQRNPGQPEFLQAVTEVMESLWPFIEKHPKYAENGLLERLVEPERAIQFRVSWQDDHGTVHVNRGFRIQHSMAIGPYKGGIRFHPSVNQSVLKFLAFEQTFKNALTTLPMGGGKGGSDFDPKGKSPTEVMRFCQAFVTELFRHVGPDTDVPAGDIGVGGREVGYMAGMYKKLANNAASVFTGKGLSFGGSLIRPEATGYGTVYFADEMLKTRGQSFQGKTVSVSGSGNVAQYAVEKAMQLGAKVVTVSDSSGTVYDKDGFTPEKLAILMDVKNHRYGRVNEYAEKVGAEFIAGKTPWHIKADVALPCATQNELDENDAKVLIANGVLCVAEGANMPSTIEAAKAFEAAGVLYAPGKASNAGGVATSGLEMSQNAMRLSWTRDEVDARLLQIMQGIHAACLQYGKRADGSVSYIDGANIAGFVKVADAMTAQGVI
- a CDS encoding efflux RND transporter permease subunit → MLQRLIAFALAQRLLVAVLSLGLVGAGWLALRELPIDAFPDVSTTQVKIILKAPGMTPSEVEARIVAPVEQELLGIAHQSMLRSQAKYAIADITLDFADGTDIYWARQQVSERLAGVMGDLPPGISGGLAPITTPLGEMFMFTVEGDAPLAEKRKLLDFVIRPRLRGIPGVADVNTLGGLVQTFEVVPDMARLAARRVSLPQLQEALAANNRNDGAGRLSSGEESLLVRSDGSITSLDDLRAIAVRVQDGLALAAPVRVGDVAEVRLGALTRYGSVTQNGQGEAVQGLVLGLRGANARQLVHDVQARLQEIEASLPEGMAIVPFYNRGSLVERAVGTVTKALAEAIALVLVLLLLFLGNLRAALVVALILPLSALATFVLMRQWGLSANLMSLGGLAIAIGMLVDAAVVVVENIEARPVEPGTPRLHALYRATQEVATPVGAGVAIIMIVFLPLLTLQGLEGKLFGPVALTIVFALGASLLLSLTVIPVLASLLLRPHAPGRHASPWLVRRLEAGYAPLLDAALRHPRAVGAGAVLALAGALALFPFIGKSFMPSLDEGDIIMQVEKLPSINLEQSAATDQALQRHILAQVPEVERIVARVGSDELGLDPMGLNETDSFLVLKPRAAWRFKTKEELIDAIRAAAEAVPGVNLSFTQPIEMRTSEMLSGVRGDLAVKVFGPQAQELSRLAEDIVQVLQGLPGNEDVLTTKNDGVQYLRVAIDRLAVGRLGLTVEQVQNDLRTLVEGQRAGVVMQDARRVPLVVRGGDDLRLSPERFAALRLPVPGGEPVALSQLARLEVVDGPVKIEREQSSRMAVVRANVRGRDLVGFVAEAQAAVARQVKLPPGYSLAWGGQFENQQRAAARLGLVVPVALALIVGLLFATLGSLRQALLVFANIPLALVGGIVALALTGEYLSVPASVGFIALMGIAVLNGLVLVTCFNQLAARGLPIHEVVRQGALRRLRPVLMTASITALGLIPLLLATGPGSEIQRPLAIVVIGGLVSSTLLTLVLLPLLYRRFGLSTPSTRAAGAVSP